In one window of Paenibacillus antri DNA:
- a CDS encoding carbohydrate ABC transporter permease: MASLARESTGDKIFVFVNYVFLVLALIIVAYPLLYVVSASVSDPKFVNSGEMWLLPKGLTFDGYRLVLNNPKIWSGYTNTIVYTLVGTALNLFVTLPAAYALSRSDFVGRGFFMGMFLVTMFFGGGLVPSYLLVKDLGLVNSMWALLLPGAASVWNIIVARTFFQSTIPKELQEAAHIDGCTNLRLFATVVLPLSAPIIAVMALFYGVGHWNSYFGALIYLNDESKYPLQMILRQILVLQEMSAEMTGVAVDSSVAIAMNNKADVASLVKYAVIIVSTLPVIVVYPFLQRYFVQGVMIGSVKG; this comes from the coding sequence ATGGCTTCGCTTGCGAGAGAATCCACGGGGGATAAAATTTTCGTCTTCGTGAATTACGTATTTCTGGTTCTTGCTTTAATTATCGTGGCTTATCCGTTGCTGTACGTCGTCAGCGCGTCGGTCAGCGATCCGAAATTCGTCAACTCCGGCGAGATGTGGCTGCTGCCGAAAGGGCTTACGTTCGACGGGTATCGCTTGGTGCTCAACAATCCGAAGATTTGGTCCGGTTACACGAACACGATCGTATACACGCTCGTCGGCACGGCCTTGAACTTATTCGTGACGCTGCCGGCGGCTTATGCGCTGAGCCGTTCCGACTTCGTCGGCCGCGGGTTCTTCATGGGGATGTTCCTCGTGACGATGTTTTTCGGCGGCGGTCTTGTTCCGAGCTATCTGCTTGTGAAGGATCTAGGGCTTGTGAACAGCATGTGGGCGCTGCTGCTGCCCGGTGCGGCCTCCGTATGGAACATCATCGTGGCGCGCACCTTCTTCCAATCGACGATCCCGAAGGAGTTACAGGAGGCCGCTCATATCGACGGCTGTACGAACCTCCGCTTGTTCGCGACGGTCGTGCTGCCGCTGTCGGCCCCGATCATCGCGGTCATGGCGCTGTTTTACGGCGTCGGCCACTGGAATAGCTACTTCGGCGCGTTGATTTATTTGAACGACGAGTCGAAGTACCCGCTGCAGATGATTCTTCGCCAAATTCTCGTTCTGCAGGAGATGTCCGCGGAGATGACCGGCGTCGCGGTCGACAGCTCGGTCGCCATCGCGATGAACAACAAGGCGGACGTCGCGTCGCTCGTGAAATACGCGGTCATTATCGTCTCCACCTTGCCCGTCATCGTCGTGTATCCGTTCCTGCAGCGGTATTTCGTGCAAGGCGTCATGATCGGATCGGTCAAGGGCTGA